The Pseudomonas orientalis genome has a window encoding:
- the eno gene encoding phosphopyruvate hydratase produces MKTQIQAIHAREILDSRGNPTVEVDVTLECGAMGRASVPSGASTGAHEAVELRDKDTQRYSGKGVLKAVSNVNTEILESLRGMNAIDQEQIDHLMIKLDGTSDKSRLGGNAILGVSLAVARAAASALNLPLFQYLGGEQAARMPVPMFNILNGGVHANWQGPDFQEFMIAPTGAGSFKEALRWGSEVYHELKAVLKDAGYSTAVGDEGGFAPALKKNSDAIELIIKAIERAGYTPGSQIEIAIDPASSGFYENGLYHLRSEGRKVDAQELINLYSSWVDKYPIAVLEDGLAEDDWSGWKLLNAALGDRIELVGDDLFVTNVERIQRGITENVANAVLIKPNQIGTLTETKAAIEMAYGANWGAMVSHRSGETVDSSIADLTVAMGTGHLKTGAPCRGERVEKYNQFLRIEEDLGSRAFYAGHDAFVR; encoded by the coding sequence ATGAAAACGCAAATCCAGGCCATTCATGCACGTGAAATTCTCGATTCACGCGGTAACCCTACCGTTGAAGTCGACGTCACCTTGGAGTGCGGCGCCATGGGCCGGGCTTCAGTACCGTCCGGTGCCTCTACAGGCGCTCACGAAGCAGTTGAGTTGCGTGACAAAGATACACAGCGGTACTCCGGCAAGGGAGTGTTAAAGGCCGTTAGCAATGTGAATACCGAAATACTTGAGTCTCTGAGGGGCATGAATGCGATTGACCAGGAACAAATTGATCATTTGATGATTAAGCTGGATGGAACCTCTGATAAATCCAGGCTTGGAGGAAACGCGATCTTGGGCGTGAGCCTCGCCGTTGCCAGAGCGGCGGCTTCTGCGCTGAACTTGCCCTTGTTCCAATATCTGGGCGGCGAGCAAGCAGCAAGAATGCCCGTCCCGATGTTCAATATTCTCAATGGCGGTGTTCACGCCAACTGGCAAGGCCCTGACTTTCAGGAATTCATGATTGCACCTACAGGGGCTGGCAGTTTCAAGGAAGCCTTGCGATGGGGCTCCGAGGTGTACCACGAGCTGAAAGCGGTGCTTAAGGACGCCGGCTATTCAACAGCGGTCGGAGATGAGGGCGGCTTTGCGCCGGCACTCAAGAAAAACTCAGACGCCATTGAGCTGATCATCAAGGCAATCGAGAGGGCTGGTTACACCCCTGGATCTCAGATCGAGATCGCTATCGATCCAGCATCCAGCGGCTTCTATGAAAACGGCCTTTACCATCTGCGCTCTGAGGGTCGTAAGGTCGATGCTCAAGAGCTGATTAATCTCTATTCCTCCTGGGTCGACAAGTATCCGATTGCGGTACTGGAAGATGGACTCGCGGAAGACGATTGGTCAGGCTGGAAGCTATTGAATGCAGCTCTGGGTGACCGGATCGAGTTGGTTGGAGATGACCTATTTGTCACCAATGTCGAACGGATTCAGCGAGGCATCACAGAAAACGTCGCCAATGCCGTATTGATCAAACCTAATCAAATCGGAACGCTGACTGAGACCAAAGCCGCCATCGAAATGGCCTATGGGGCAAATTGGGGGGCGATGGTTTCTCATCGTAGCGGGGAGACGGTGGACAGCTCCATCGCTGATCTGACTGTCGCGATGGGGACTGGCCATCTCAAGACAGGAGCTCCATGCCGGGGGGAGCGGGTCGAGAAATAC
- a CDS encoding DUF190 domain-containing protein, with product MNGFQLTFFTEQSTNYQHLPLGEWLVEFAKREGALGATLVSGTEGLDHLGHLHTAHFLGGADHPVTVTISTDEIGCDRLLEALAKESFSLSYIKLPIEYGRVGQAKN from the coding sequence ATGAACGGCTTTCAACTGACGTTTTTCACCGAACAGAGTACCAACTACCAGCACCTTCCACTGGGAGAGTGGTTGGTCGAGTTCGCCAAGCGAGAGGGCGCGTTGGGTGCGACGTTGGTGAGCGGTACAGAGGGGCTAGATCATTTGGGGCATTTGCATACGGCGCATTTCCTCGGCGGTGCCGACCATCCCGTCACGGTGACTATATCCACTGATGAAATTGGGTGCGACAGGTTGCTGGAGGCATTGGCCAAGGAGTCGTTTTCACTGAGCTATATCAAATTGCCCATCGAATACGGTCGAGTGGGCCAGGCGAAAAACTAA
- a CDS encoding voltage-gated chloride channel family protein, which yields MSKFRRPEQLDLLPYIAKWLALAGLVALLAGSASALFLLSLDHATQWRETHPWVIWLLPVAGFAVGLAYHLIGKPVDAGNNLIIDEIHDPKKIVPLRMVPMVLIGTVVSHLFGASVGREGTAVQMGGALADQLTHVFRLRREDRRVILMAGISAGFASVFGTPLAGALFGLEVLAIGRMRYDALFPCVVAAIVADQVGQAWGVVHTHYVIGEVVPVQLWSVMAVVAAGIVFGLTGLLFATATHKLGAFVKRLITYSPLRPFAGGLLIAVAVWALGSNHYIDVDKYIGLGIPSIVQSFQMPMAPWDWLGKMVFTVVSLGTGFKGGEVTPLFYIGATLGNALAPLLHLPFGMLAGIGFVAVFAGAANTPLATIVMAMELFGPEIAPLAAIACIASYLVSGHTGIYHAQRVGHSKHHRPLPEEIRLSDIKQFHAQSESASERKVTLAGEEK from the coding sequence ATGTCTAAATTTCGACGACCTGAACAACTCGACTTACTGCCCTATATAGCGAAATGGCTTGCGCTTGCTGGTCTTGTAGCTCTTTTGGCAGGCTCTGCTTCTGCGTTATTCCTGCTTTCTTTGGATCATGCCACCCAGTGGCGAGAAACCCATCCCTGGGTAATCTGGCTCCTGCCAGTGGCCGGCTTTGCTGTGGGACTTGCATATCACTTGATAGGCAAACCCGTTGATGCCGGAAACAACCTGATCATCGATGAGATCCATGATCCTAAGAAGATCGTGCCTTTGCGCATGGTGCCGATGGTGCTGATCGGAACCGTGGTTTCCCACCTTTTTGGTGCATCTGTGGGACGTGAGGGGACGGCGGTGCAAATGGGCGGTGCCCTTGCCGATCAACTGACGCATGTCTTCCGTCTGCGCCGCGAAGACCGTCGGGTGATTCTCATGGCCGGTATCAGTGCTGGCTTTGCGTCCGTCTTCGGCACCCCTCTTGCCGGGGCTTTATTCGGACTTGAAGTATTGGCCATTGGACGTATGCGTTACGACGCGCTTTTCCCTTGCGTGGTTGCGGCAATCGTTGCTGACCAGGTGGGGCAAGCCTGGGGCGTGGTTCACACGCATTACGTCATTGGCGAAGTGGTTCCGGTGCAGCTGTGGAGCGTCATGGCTGTGGTGGCAGCTGGGATTGTCTTTGGCCTTACCGGCCTGCTATTCGCGACTGCGACCCACAAGCTCGGAGCCTTCGTTAAGCGGCTTATCACCTATTCACCATTAAGACCCTTCGCCGGCGGCCTGCTGATCGCAGTCGCAGTGTGGGCGCTCGGTAGTAACCATTACATCGACGTTGATAAGTACATCGGGCTAGGCATTCCGAGCATCGTCCAATCCTTTCAAATGCCAATGGCCCCTTGGGACTGGCTTGGAAAGATGGTGTTCACCGTTGTCTCCCTGGGGACTGGATTCAAGGGCGGCGAAGTCACACCGCTGTTTTACATCGGTGCCACCTTGGGGAATGCGCTGGCTCCCCTCTTGCACCTTCCCTTCGGCATGCTGGCTGGTATCGGCTTTGTCGCCGTCTTTGCCGGTGCAGCTAATACGCCACTGGCAACCATCGTTATGGCCATGGAGCTCTTCGGGCCCGAAATTGCTCCGCTTGCAGCCATTGCCTGTATCGCAAGTTACCTCGTATCCGGACACACCGGGATCTATCACGCCCAGCGCGTCGGCCACAGCAAGCATCACCGTCCTCTTCCGGAGGAAATCCGGCTCTCTGATATCAAGCAATTTCATGCTCAAAGTGAATCCGCCAGCGAGCGGAAAGTGACTCTTGCGGGGGAAGAGAAATGA
- a CDS encoding DUF190 domain-containing protein yields the protein MKAFLVTFFTQQNRRYQGKMLGDWVVDLAKEMGLRGATLSTGIEGFGHTGRLHSSHFFELADQPTEIRMAITEDESEQLFKRLELEDISLFYIKTPVELGFVGTEVT from the coding sequence ATGAAAGCTTTTCTGGTGACCTTCTTTACTCAACAGAATCGTCGCTATCAGGGAAAGATGCTCGGCGACTGGGTCGTTGATTTGGCGAAAGAAATGGGACTGCGGGGTGCGACTCTGTCCACAGGTATCGAAGGCTTTGGGCATACCGGCCGGCTGCATTCCTCGCATTTTTTTGAACTAGCGGATCAGCCTACCGAAATTCGTATGGCCATTACCGAGGACGAATCTGAACAGTTATTCAAGCGATTGGAGCTTGAAGATATCTCGTTGTTTTACATAAAAACCCCAGTTGAGCTGGGCTTCGTCGGAACAGAGGTCACCTAG
- a CDS encoding MerR family transcriptional regulator, whose protein sequence is MSGIGALSKSTGCHIETIRYYEKIGLLPPALRSTGRHRIYTEKHRSRLVFIRQNRELGFPLEDIRELIALAADADRPCADALSVVKKHLAEVESKVAKLQQIRVELLSMAGMCESTCLGSNTPDCTIVESLFEPAAGVRSGCCS, encoded by the coding sequence ATGTCAGGAATCGGGGCGCTGTCGAAATCAACGGGTTGCCACATTGAAACGATTCGCTACTACGAGAAAATAGGCCTTTTACCTCCCGCCCTGCGGTCGACTGGGCGTCATCGAATCTATACTGAAAAGCATCGATCAAGACTCGTCTTCATCCGGCAGAATCGTGAATTGGGTTTCCCGCTCGAAGATATCCGAGAACTCATCGCGCTCGCAGCAGATGCTGATCGTCCGTGCGCTGACGCGCTTTCGGTGGTCAAGAAGCACCTAGCGGAAGTAGAGTCGAAGGTAGCAAAGCTTCAGCAAATCCGGGTAGAGCTGCTCTCAATGGCAGGTATGTGTGAGTCAACATGCTTAGGTTCGAACACTCCAGACTGCACGATTGTTGAGTCACTTTTTGAACCTGCTGCTGGGGTTCGCTCTGGTTGCTGCTCCTAG
- a CDS encoding DUF6555 family protein — protein MPGRILSNAEAWHWAAVDSGVAQIPKYRRDRVQIVSKPLAKRHGIVQVQWSHA, from the coding sequence ATGCCCGGACGCATACTGAGCAATGCTGAGGCCTGGCACTGGGCTGCAGTGGATTCGGGGGTAGCGCAGATCCCGAAATATCGCCGAGACAGGGTCCAGATCGTTAGCAAGCCACTCGCCAAGCGGCACGGTATTGTCCAGGTGCAGTGGTCGCACGCTTAG
- the tnpC gene encoding IS66 family transposase, protein MTSLPNLDHLTPEQLRALAAQLIQRVETLDQQVETMGKTVETMGKKINRDQTVIEKLTHEIAQLKRLKFAKRSEQMNPEQASLLDDLIDTDIAAIEAELQALQTAPAATEKKQKPKRTALPAEFPRTLIHHEPDNTHCPCGCALKRIGEDVSEKLDYTPGVFTVERHVRGKWVCDECETLIQAPVPAQVIDKGIPTAGLLAHVMIAKFADHLPLYRQESIFGRAGLAIPRSTLAQWVGITGVQLQPLVDALRDVVLGQQVVHADETPVQMLAPGSKKTHRSYVWAYATSQFSDVAAVVYDFSPSRAGEHARNFLQDWKGKLVCDDFGGYKASFELGVTEIGCMAHARRKFFELHATNKSMLAEQALRYIQLLYEIESEVRDLEPDLRRRIRQEKAVPVMDRLHTWMIAQRDLVPEGSAICRALDYSLKRWAALSRYLSDGAVPIDNNWAENQIRPWALGRKNWLFAGSLRSGKRAAAIMSLIQSARLNGHDPYAYLKDILMRLPTQRASEIDQLLPHKWQPV, encoded by the coding sequence ATGACTTCGCTCCCCAATCTCGATCACCTGACCCCTGAACAACTGCGCGCTTTGGCGGCGCAGTTGATACAGCGTGTCGAGACACTCGACCAGCAAGTCGAGACGATGGGCAAGACGGTCGAGACCATGGGCAAGAAGATCAACCGCGATCAAACGGTGATCGAGAAGCTGACCCACGAAATCGCCCAGCTCAAGCGCTTGAAGTTTGCCAAGCGCAGCGAGCAGATGAATCCTGAGCAGGCCAGCTTGCTCGATGACCTGATCGATACCGATATCGCGGCGATTGAGGCCGAGCTTCAAGCCTTGCAAACCGCGCCAGCGGCGACCGAGAAAAAGCAAAAGCCCAAGCGCACCGCGTTGCCGGCAGAGTTTCCACGCACGCTGATCCATCACGAACCGGACAACACCCACTGCCCATGCGGCTGCGCCCTCAAGCGCATCGGTGAGGACGTCAGCGAGAAGCTGGACTACACGCCCGGCGTGTTCACCGTCGAACGCCATGTCCGTGGCAAGTGGGTATGCGATGAGTGCGAAACGCTGATCCAGGCACCCGTTCCGGCACAGGTCATCGACAAGGGTATCCCGACCGCCGGGCTGCTGGCCCACGTCATGATCGCCAAGTTTGCCGACCACCTGCCGCTTTACCGCCAAGAGTCGATTTTCGGTCGAGCGGGCCTGGCGATTCCACGTTCCACTTTGGCTCAATGGGTTGGCATTACCGGCGTGCAGTTGCAGCCCTTGGTTGACGCGCTGCGCGATGTGGTGCTTGGGCAGCAGGTCGTCCACGCTGATGAAACACCGGTGCAGATGCTTGCGCCAGGCTCGAAGAAAACGCACCGTTCCTATGTTTGGGCCTACGCCACCAGCCAGTTTTCGGACGTGGCAGCGGTGGTTTATGACTTCAGCCCCAGCCGCGCCGGAGAACATGCTCGCAACTTCCTGCAAGACTGGAAGGGCAAACTGGTGTGTGATGACTTTGGCGGCTACAAGGCCAGTTTCGAACTCGGTGTGACCGAGATCGGCTGCATGGCCCATGCCCGGCGCAAGTTCTTCGAATTGCACGCCACCAACAAGAGCATGCTCGCCGAGCAGGCCCTGCGCTACATCCAGTTGCTGTACGAAATCGAGAGCGAAGTCCGCGATCTGGAGCCGGATTTACGGCGCCGAATACGGCAAGAAAAAGCCGTCCCGGTGATGGATAGACTGCATACCTGGATGATCGCCCAGCGCGACCTCGTGCCTGAAGGTTCGGCTATTTGCAGAGCACTGGATTACAGCCTGAAACGCTGGGCAGCGCTGTCGCGCTACCTCAGTGATGGGGCGGTACCTATTGACAATAACTGGGCAGAGAACCAGATCCGGCCGTGGGCGCTGGGACGCAAAAACTGGCTCTTCGCTGGATCGCTGCGTAGCGGCAAACGAGCGGCGGCGATCATGAGTCTGATCCAGTCTGCGCGGCTGAATGGCCATGATCCGTATGCCTATTTGAAGGATATCCTCATGCGTTTGCCGACGCAGCGGGCGAGTGAGATCGATCAGTTGCTGCCGCATAAGTGGCAGCCGGTCTAA
- the tnpB gene encoding IS66 family insertion sequence element accessory protein TnpB (TnpB, as the term is used for proteins encoded by IS66 family insertion elements, is considered an accessory protein, since TnpC, encoded by a neighboring gene, is a DDE family transposase.): MIRIDSIWLATEPMDMRAGTETALARVIAVFGAAKPHCAYLFANRRATRMKVLVHDGFGIWLAARRLNQGKFHWPGIRHGSEMELDTEQLQALVLGLPWQRAGSGGAITLL; this comes from the coding sequence ATGATCCGCATCGACTCCATCTGGCTCGCCACTGAACCGATGGACATGCGAGCGGGCACCGAAACCGCATTGGCCAGAGTGATCGCGGTGTTCGGTGCGGCGAAGCCGCACTGTGCTTATCTGTTCGCCAATCGCCGAGCCACACGGATGAAAGTGTTGGTGCATGACGGCTTCGGTATCTGGCTGGCTGCTCGCCGCTTGAATCAAGGCAAATTTCACTGGCCTGGCATTCGTCATGGCTCTGAAATGGAACTGGATACCGAGCAACTTCAGGCGTTGGTGCTGGGCCTGCCATGGCAACGCGCGGGCTCCGGCGGCGCGATCACACTGCTTTAG
- the tnpA gene encoding IS66-like element accessory protein TnpA has translation MRERKSYSKSFKAQVVHECQQPGVSVAAIAMSHGINANVVRRWLPLYRDQQTIALPAFIPLKVEPQRKTEALAIIELPLGQQTLTVKWPTSDPEGCARFIRGLAQ, from the coding sequence ATGCGTGAACGTAAGTCCTATTCAAAATCCTTCAAAGCCCAGGTCGTCCACGAGTGCCAGCAGCCTGGTGTTTCCGTGGCGGCTATTGCGATGAGTCACGGTATCAACGCTAATGTCGTGCGCCGTTGGCTACCGCTTTATCGTGATCAACAGACAATCGCGCTGCCAGCTTTCATTCCTTTGAAAGTCGAACCACAGCGAAAAACCGAAGCGTTGGCGATCATCGAGTTACCACTTGGCCAACAAACGCTCACGGTAAAGTGGCCAACTTCCGATCCCGAAGGATGCGCCCGATTCATCCGTGGGCTCGCTCAATGA
- a CDS encoding methyl-accepting chemotaxis protein: protein MQQNLRSTIMQIADSSSQLAAASEEMTAVTEQSSLGLVSQNDEVNQAATAVTEMSAAVDEVARNAESASEESRKGQGYTEVGLERVSQTLKSIEKLSSNVRDTSEQITGLSNRAQNISKVVEVIRAIAEQTNLLALNAAIEAARAGEQGRGFAVVADEVRALAHRTQVSTQEIEQMIQAIQNDSDQAVKAMATSRELAAESLSVAGDASSSLDQIATAITGINERNILIATASEEQAHVAREVDRNLVSIRELASQSSAGASQTASACNEMSKLAVSLNQLVNRFKV, encoded by the coding sequence ATGCAGCAGAACCTTCGAAGCACGATCATGCAGATCGCTGACTCCTCATCCCAACTGGCTGCCGCCTCGGAAGAAATGACCGCGGTGACTGAGCAATCCAGCCTTGGCCTGGTGTCGCAGAATGATGAAGTAAATCAGGCTGCAACTGCTGTCACCGAGATGAGCGCTGCAGTGGACGAGGTAGCACGCAATGCCGAATCAGCTTCCGAAGAGTCCAGGAAAGGTCAGGGCTATACGGAGGTTGGTTTGGAGCGTGTATCGCAGACGCTTAAGTCCATCGAAAAGCTGTCGAGCAACGTGCGCGACACCAGCGAGCAGATCACTGGCTTGTCCAATCGTGCACAGAACATTTCCAAAGTGGTTGAGGTGATCAGAGCCATTGCTGAGCAGACCAATCTGCTTGCGCTCAATGCCGCGATCGAGGCCGCTAGGGCGGGTGAACAAGGCCGAGGCTTCGCAGTCGTTGCTGACGAAGTTCGAGCCCTCGCTCACCGCACGCAAGTGTCTACGCAAGAAATTGAGCAGATGATTCAGGCCATTCAGAACGATTCTGACCAGGCCGTGAAGGCGATGGCCACCAGCAGAGAACTGGCTGCAGAATCCCTAAGCGTCGCAGGCGATGCCAGCAGTTCGCTTGACCAGATCGCGACAGCTATTACGGGCATCAACGAGCGTAACATTCTCATCGCCACCGCTTCGGAAGAACAGGCGCACGTCGCCCGGGAAGTCGATCGCAATCTGGTTAGCATTCGCGAGCTGGCCTCCCAAAGTTCTGCAGGTGCAAGCCAGACTGCAAGCGCTTGCAACGAGATGTCGAAGCTTGCGGTTAGTCTGAATCAGCTGGTCAATCGTTTCAAGGTTTAA
- a CDS encoding tyrosine-type recombinase/integrase, with amino-acid sequence MLPTTRSWSRLTAAEFQHLAAVPAAVEWFANIDNPRTRRAYQNDLEDFCSFVGLTGAEEFRAVTRAHVLAWRAQLEGRGLAGATIRRKLAALASLFDYLLENNAVTGGNPVHGVKRPRVESNEGKTPALGDHQAKQLLDAPDTETLKGLRDRAILAILLYHGLRREEAAQLMVADIQERRGIKHLQIHGKGGKLRFLPLHPVAAERIHSYLEMSGHHLVDAKAPLFVPLRGRKTDVGITANGIYALVGHYTKAVGIKVAGLGVHGLRATAATNALEHEADIAKVQVWLGHANISTTRIYDRRQLRPEDSPTFKVRY; translated from the coding sequence ATGCTGCCAACCACGAGGAGTTGGAGCCGCCTGACCGCCGCTGAATTTCAACACCTGGCTGCGGTGCCGGCAGCGGTCGAGTGGTTTGCCAATATTGACAATCCCCGCACGCGCCGCGCCTATCAAAACGATCTGGAAGACTTCTGCAGCTTTGTCGGTCTCACCGGTGCCGAGGAGTTCCGTGCGGTCACCCGCGCGCACGTGCTGGCCTGGCGTGCGCAGCTGGAAGGCCGAGGCCTAGCTGGGGCCACCATCCGCCGCAAACTGGCGGCGCTGGCCAGCCTGTTCGATTACCTCCTGGAGAACAACGCGGTCACTGGAGGCAATCCTGTGCATGGCGTGAAACGGCCACGGGTTGAAAGCAACGAGGGCAAGACACCGGCCCTCGGTGATCACCAGGCCAAGCAGCTGCTCGATGCTCCGGACACTGAAACGCTCAAAGGACTGCGTGACCGGGCAATTCTCGCGATACTGCTCTATCACGGCCTACGGCGCGAGGAAGCGGCCCAGTTGATGGTGGCCGACATCCAGGAGCGTCGCGGCATTAAGCACCTGCAAATTCATGGAAAAGGCGGCAAGCTGCGCTTCCTGCCGCTGCACCCGGTCGCCGCCGAACGCATCCATAGCTACCTGGAAATGTCAGGTCATCACTTGGTCGACGCCAAGGCGCCTTTATTCGTGCCATTGCGAGGTCGAAAAACTGACGTCGGAATTACCGCTAATGGCATTTACGCGCTGGTTGGACATTACACCAAAGCCGTCGGCATCAAGGTCGCCGGGCTCGGCGTGCATGGCCTGCGTGCTACGGCGGCGACCAATGCCTTGGAGCATGAGGCGGATATAGCAAAGGTTCAGGTATGGCTTGGACATGCCAATATCAGCACGACCCGCATCTATGATCGCCGGCAGCTGCGACCGGAGGACTCACCAACCTTCAAAGTCCGCTACTGA